A genome region from Arachis duranensis cultivar V14167 chromosome 6, aradu.V14167.gnm2.J7QH, whole genome shotgun sequence includes the following:
- the LOC107493839 gene encoding uncharacterized protein LOC107493839, whose protein sequence is MAETRSSIRNLEVQVGQLSKRIPEDFSNTFLINTEVNPREECKTLTMGAEAEFKEEYAAKNLKENKALEETRSVLLHTPMEMQGSEEQPSPNVQKETEDEKLAQFLAVLRKMQVNISFAEVLKKKPPYIACLKSVTSEKTALRRDETVVLTKKYNALVQRKLPPKILDPGSFLIPCTIGTITFEKSLCDLGSSINLMPLFVMRKLGIQEVLPTKISLEMADKSLKWAYGLVENVLIKIEDLYLPAYFVIINTGEDKNDSIILGRPFLATGKALIDVEKGELILRLWKDHILFKISNPHSFLDKGGTTVQHLVFQPSLSVQSLTEPPDIKPKFGVR, encoded by the coding sequence ATGGCAGAGACTCGATCTTCAATTCGAAACCTGGAGGTACAAGTGGGTCAGTTAAGCAAGAGGATACCCGAGGATTTCTCCAACACTTTTTTAATCAATACAGAGGTAAATCCAAGGGAAGAGTGCAAGACCCTCACTATGGGAGCTGAGGCTGAATTCAAGGAGGAATATGCTGCTAAAAATCTGAAGGAGAACAAGGCTCTAGAGGAGACTAGGAGTGTACTTCTACACACCCCTATGGAGATGCAGGGGTCTGAAGAACAACCCTCTCCAAACGTGCAAAAGGAGACTGAGGATGAGAAACTTGCTCAATTCTTGGCAGTCCTCAGAAAGATGCAAGTTAATATCTCTTTTGCTGAGGTGTTGAAGAAGAAACCTCCGTATATAGCTTGTTTAAAAAGTGTGACTTCTGAAAAGACGGCTCTGAGGAGAGATGAGACTGTGGTGTTGACCAAGAAATACAACGCCCTTGTGCAAAGGAAGCTACCTCCAAAGATACTAGATCCCGGAAGCTTCCTGATTCCCTGTACTATAGGGACTATCACATTCGAGAAGTCACTGTGCGACCTTGGATCAAGCATCAATCTTATGCCTCTCTTTGTGATGAGGAAGCTGGGAATCCAAGAGGTGTTGCCTACCAAGATCTCACTGGAGATGGCAGATAAGTCCCTGAAATGGGCATATGGACTAGTGGAGAATGTCCTTATAAAGATTGAAGACCTTTACCTCCCTGCATATTTTGTGATAATTAACACTGGAGAGGACAAGAACGACTCCATCATCCTGGGAAGGCCCTTCTTAGCTACTGGGAAGGCCTTGATTGACGTTGAGAAAGGAGAGTTAATTCTGAGGTTGTGGAAAGATCATATTCTGTTTAAAATTTCCAACCCTCACTCTTTCTTGGATAAAGGAGGTACTACTGTGCAACACTTAGTGTTTCAGCCTTCTCTCTCAGTGCAGAGCCTTACAGAACCCCcagacatcaaacctaagtttggtgttaggtgA